One Cervus canadensis isolate Bull #8, Minnesota chromosome 12, ASM1932006v1, whole genome shotgun sequence DNA window includes the following coding sequences:
- the TMEM71 gene encoding transmembrane protein 71 isoform X1: MYQISQLMSTPVASKYSSQSEKYAVEPSSQCILPSSVCDFLNGDSPFEGRSGDPLTGSPFTCRRSPRLLTNGYYIWTEDSFICDEAGNITLSPSQTRVLYKENLVRIFRKKRRIRRSFSSLFNLSASDSWLHESIFDDVDSSPSEDVWLEGVRRLETNHCKENGGDFDCSLTDDWESQKLNAESVKASFSGPVASRRPRENSYGSSPQSQWTASERFQEDTLDHPKTSLLREVSFQAILLAACLIISACARWFLGGIIASVFSCSLVIIIAYVVKSSFFSLASYFKATSCTWFAKI, encoded by the exons ATTCTTCCCAGTCGGAGAAATATGCTGTAGAGCCATCTTCCCAATGCATTCTCCCAAG CTCTGTCTGTGATTTCCTCAATGGTGACAGTCCCTTTGAGGGCCGCTCTGGAGATCCCCTGACAGGCTCCCCGTTCACCTGTCGACGAAGTCCCAGACTACTCACCAACGGCTACTACATCTGGACCGAAGACAGTTTTATCTGCGACGAAGCTGGCAACATAACCCTGAGCccctcccagaccagggttcTCTACAAGGAGAACTTAGTCAG aatatttagaaagaaaaggagaatccgccgttctttttcttctctcttcaacCTCAGTGCCTCTGATTCCTGGCTGCATGAAAGCATCTTTGATGATGTTGACTCTTCCCCCAGTGAGGATGTCTGGTTGGAGGGGGTCAGGAGGTTGGAAACAAATCACTGCAAAGAAAATG GAGGTGATTTTGACTGTTCTCTGACTGATGACTGGGAGTCACAGAAGCTGAACGCAGAGTCTGTGAAAGCCTCCTTTTCTGGCCCCGTTGCCTCTCGGAGACCCAGAGAAAACTCCTATGGCTCGTCTCCTCAGTCCCAGTGGACGGCTTCTGAACGTTTCCAGGAAGACACGTTGGATCATCCAA aAACCAGTTTGTTACGAGAGGTCTCCTTTCAAGCAATTCTGCTTGCTGCATGCTTAATCATTTCTGCCTGTGCAAG GTGGTTTCTGGGAGGAATCATAGCCAGTGTCTTCTCGTGTTCCTTGGTGATAATCATTGCTT ATGTTGTCAAGTCATCCTTTTTCAGCCTTGCCAGCTATTTCAAAGCCACCAGCTGCACTTG GTTTGCCAAAATCTGA
- the TMEM71 gene encoding transmembrane protein 71 isoform X2 — MYQISQLMSTPVASKYSSQSEKYAVEPSSQCILPSPFEGRSGDPLTGSPFTCRRSPRLLTNGYYIWTEDSFICDEAGNITLSPSQTRVLYKENLVRIFRKKRRIRRSFSSLFNLSASDSWLHESIFDDVDSSPSEDVWLEGVRRLETNHCKENGGDFDCSLTDDWESQKLNAESVKASFSGPVASRRPRENSYGSSPQSQWTASERFQEDTLDHPKTSLLREVSFQAILLAACLIISACARWFLGGIIASVFSCSLVIIIAYVVKSSFFSLASYFKATSCTWFAKI, encoded by the exons ATTCTTCCCAGTCGGAGAAATATGCTGTAGAGCCATCTTCCCAATGCATTCTCCCAAG TCCCTTTGAGGGCCGCTCTGGAGATCCCCTGACAGGCTCCCCGTTCACCTGTCGACGAAGTCCCAGACTACTCACCAACGGCTACTACATCTGGACCGAAGACAGTTTTATCTGCGACGAAGCTGGCAACATAACCCTGAGCccctcccagaccagggttcTCTACAAGGAGAACTTAGTCAG aatatttagaaagaaaaggagaatccgccgttctttttcttctctcttcaacCTCAGTGCCTCTGATTCCTGGCTGCATGAAAGCATCTTTGATGATGTTGACTCTTCCCCCAGTGAGGATGTCTGGTTGGAGGGGGTCAGGAGGTTGGAAACAAATCACTGCAAAGAAAATG GAGGTGATTTTGACTGTTCTCTGACTGATGACTGGGAGTCACAGAAGCTGAACGCAGAGTCTGTGAAAGCCTCCTTTTCTGGCCCCGTTGCCTCTCGGAGACCCAGAGAAAACTCCTATGGCTCGTCTCCTCAGTCCCAGTGGACGGCTTCTGAACGTTTCCAGGAAGACACGTTGGATCATCCAA aAACCAGTTTGTTACGAGAGGTCTCCTTTCAAGCAATTCTGCTTGCTGCATGCTTAATCATTTCTGCCTGTGCAAG GTGGTTTCTGGGAGGAATCATAGCCAGTGTCTTCTCGTGTTCCTTGGTGATAATCATTGCTT ATGTTGTCAAGTCATCCTTTTTCAGCCTTGCCAGCTATTTCAAAGCCACCAGCTGCACTTG GTTTGCCAAAATCTGA